The following coding sequences are from one Kosakonia sp. H02 window:
- a CDS encoding HDOD domain-containing protein → MFSFVARQAIFDANMNTVGYELLFRDSMTNRFPDVTPEYATAQIIVEQFLGAPLGRLKEYSAIFVNFPYDLLVQGMAETLPKDRVIVEILETAKPTPLLLDTVKKLSAHGFRIALDDFALGDEWNGFLPYINIIKFDVRNNTPEQIGGYINAKAHLLKETLFLAEKVETQQEYECYKTLGCTLFQGHFFSRPVIHAANKLIQNQAITLKLMKEVNADSPDFGKIEALLKQDLALSFKVMRYAQNIVFNARGIKNVRSQSLKDIIFYLGANELRRFVLVSCLTSVNKEQIGEIYQQSLIRAKFCELASSHSISRRSADDAFIVGLFSQLDRIFEMPMADLIGQIDISDNVMMALKAKKGPLWIYLQLIELYENHQWEEVSSLGHRLGFNRGMVAELVKTATKWTHAIPANRR, encoded by the coding sequence ATGTTCTCTTTTGTCGCCCGTCAGGCGATTTTTGATGCAAATATGAACACAGTCGGCTACGAGTTGTTGTTCAGAGACAGCATGACTAACCGGTTTCCCGACGTCACGCCGGAGTACGCGACCGCGCAAATCATTGTTGAGCAATTCCTTGGCGCGCCGCTCGGCAGGCTAAAAGAGTACAGCGCGATTTTCGTTAACTTCCCGTATGACCTGTTGGTGCAGGGAATGGCAGAAACCCTGCCGAAAGATCGCGTGATTGTCGAGATCCTCGAAACCGCAAAACCGACTCCCCTGCTGCTCGATACGGTAAAAAAACTCTCTGCGCATGGCTTTCGCATCGCGCTGGATGATTTTGCGCTGGGCGATGAATGGAATGGTTTTCTGCCTTATATCAACATCATCAAGTTCGACGTGCGCAATAACACGCCGGAGCAGATTGGCGGCTATATCAACGCGAAAGCACATTTGCTGAAAGAGACGCTGTTTCTGGCAGAAAAGGTCGAAACCCAGCAAGAGTACGAATGCTATAAAACGCTCGGCTGCACGCTGTTTCAGGGCCATTTTTTCAGCCGACCGGTGATTCATGCCGCCAATAAGTTGATTCAAAACCAGGCAATCACCTTAAAGCTAATGAAAGAGGTGAATGCCGACTCGCCGGATTTTGGCAAAATCGAAGCACTGCTAAAACAAGACCTTGCCCTCTCTTTTAAGGTGATGCGCTATGCACAAAATATTGTGTTTAACGCCCGCGGGATTAAGAACGTCCGCAGCCAGTCGCTGAAAGATATTATTTTTTATCTCGGCGCGAACGAGTTACGCCGGTTTGTGCTGGTCTCCTGCCTGACGTCGGTGAATAAAGAGCAGATTGGCGAGATTTACCAGCAAAGCCTGATCCGCGCGAAGTTCTGCGAACTGGCTTCGTCCCACTCCATCAGCCGCCGCTCAGCAGACGATGCGTTTATCGTCGGCCTGTTTTCACAACTCGACCGTATTTTTGAAATGCCGATGGCGGATTTAATCGGTCAGATTGATATTTCTGACAATGTCATGATGGCGCTGAAAGCGAAAAAAGGCCCGCTGTGGATCTATTTGCAGTTGATTGAGCTGTATGAAAACCACCAATGGGAAGAGGTCAGCTCGCTCGGCCATCGCCTCGGTTTTAACCGTGGCATGGTCGCGGAGCTTGTCAAAACAGCCACCAAATGGACCCATGCTATTCCCGCAAACCGGCGCTGA
- a CDS encoding nucleoside recognition family protein, which yields MNIIEVIMSAGKVSVDVALYTLLPIMVVMLIIMKYLEEKGVLDGIVRLTSPVLKPFGISGMGIFALIQLNFVSFAAPLAALAIMERRGTSDRHLAATLAMLFAMGQANVFYPLAPFGLHWGMAIIISLIGGLAASSLTYYVSGRKLSGVALRDEEGELHKDKPRAGLIAVINGAGADAIRLSLGSLPMLLLSLTVVGLLKAAGVVEALTSLLTPLLAFFHISTVYVLLTLTKCLAGGTAYFGVASEMVQHGQLTAAQINASAGFLVQTLDLPGIGIFLGIASRFVRLFRFALPGAIVGILIRTLLHVMVF from the coding sequence ATGAATATCATTGAAGTCATCATGTCGGCGGGCAAGGTATCCGTGGATGTTGCGCTATATACCTTGTTGCCGATCATGGTTGTGATGCTCATCATTATGAAATACCTGGAAGAAAAAGGGGTTCTGGATGGCATCGTCCGTCTTACTTCCCCTGTGCTAAAACCTTTTGGCATTAGCGGCATGGGGATTTTTGCCCTGATCCAACTTAACTTTGTCAGCTTTGCCGCACCGCTCGCTGCGCTGGCAATTATGGAACGGCGCGGCACCTCCGACCGTCACCTGGCCGCGACGCTGGCGATGCTGTTTGCCATGGGTCAGGCGAATGTGTTCTACCCGCTGGCCCCGTTCGGCCTGCACTGGGGAATGGCGATTATTATCTCCCTGATTGGCGGGCTGGCCGCCTCGTCGTTGACTTACTATGTCTCGGGACGAAAGCTCTCCGGCGTTGCGCTGCGCGATGAAGAGGGCGAGCTGCATAAAGACAAGCCGCGCGCCGGGCTGATTGCGGTGATTAATGGCGCAGGCGCAGACGCTATCCGTTTGTCGCTGGGATCGCTGCCGATGCTGTTGCTATCGCTAACGGTGGTGGGATTACTCAAAGCTGCGGGCGTGGTGGAAGCATTAACATCACTGCTGACGCCGTTGTTGGCGTTTTTTCATATTTCGACGGTGTATGTCTTGCTGACCTTAACCAAATGCCTGGCGGGCGGTACGGCTTACTTTGGCGTGGCGTCTGAGATGGTACAGCACGGGCAGTTGACGGCAGCGCAGATTAACGCCTCAGCGGGTTTTCTGGTGCAAACGCTGGATTTGCCGGGGATTGGGATTTTCCTCGGCATCGCCAGCCGTTTTGTCCGCCTGTTCCGTTTCGCGCTTCCCGGCGCGATTGTCGGCATCCTGATTCGCACGCTGTTGCATGTGATGGTGTTTTAA
- a CDS encoding aspartate aminotransferase family protein translates to MKLALQREMAITNDDVRQLDRSYVFHSWSMQGNLNPMVIAGAKGCELWDYEGNRYLDFSSQLVNVNIGYQHPRVLAAMKAQLEELVTIAPATANLARGEAAKRIVELAPDGFSKVFFTNAGADANENAIRMARLYTGRDKILSAYRSYHGNTGSAIAATGDWRRVPNEYSRGHVHFFNPYLYRSEFNATTEAEECERALAHLRRMIECEGPGAIAAILLESVPGTAGILVPPAGYMQGVRALADEFGIMLILDEVMAGFGRTGSWFAFEQDGIVPDLITFAKGVNAGYVPAGGVLISEPIARYFDDHFFAGGLTYSGHPLAMAAIVATLDVMKEENVVGNAATVGNEILRPGLERLAATHALIGDVRGRGMFQALELVSDRTTKTPLGAVEMGAIKAALVQAGVLSFVVENRIHVVPPCTMSAADVQRGLAIFDQVFSQFTSLSR, encoded by the coding sequence ATGAAACTGGCACTTCAGCGCGAGATGGCGATAACTAATGACGACGTACGTCAACTGGACCGGTCGTATGTGTTTCATTCATGGTCGATGCAGGGCAACCTCAACCCGATGGTGATTGCCGGAGCCAAAGGCTGCGAGCTGTGGGATTACGAAGGCAACCGCTACCTTGATTTCAGCAGCCAACTGGTCAACGTCAACATTGGTTATCAGCACCCGCGCGTGCTGGCGGCGATGAAAGCGCAGCTTGAAGAACTGGTGACGATTGCCCCGGCGACCGCTAACCTGGCGCGCGGCGAAGCGGCAAAACGTATTGTCGAACTGGCCCCGGACGGCTTCAGCAAAGTCTTTTTCACCAATGCCGGCGCCGATGCCAACGAAAACGCCATTCGCATGGCGCGGCTTTACACCGGGCGTGACAAAATCTTATCCGCTTACCGCTCCTATCACGGCAATACCGGTAGCGCCATTGCTGCCACCGGCGACTGGCGGCGCGTACCGAATGAATATTCCCGCGGGCACGTGCACTTTTTTAACCCGTATCTCTACCGCAGTGAATTTAACGCTACCACCGAAGCCGAAGAGTGCGAACGCGCGCTGGCGCATCTGCGGCGCATGATCGAGTGCGAAGGGCCCGGTGCCATTGCCGCGATTTTGCTGGAATCGGTACCGGGCACGGCGGGCATTCTGGTGCCGCCCGCCGGTTATATGCAGGGCGTGCGCGCTCTGGCCGACGAGTTTGGCATTATGCTTATCCTCGACGAAGTGATGGCCGGTTTTGGCCGTACCGGTAGCTGGTTCGCCTTCGAGCAGGATGGCATTGTGCCGGATCTCATCACTTTCGCCAAAGGGGTCAACGCCGGTTATGTTCCGGCGGGCGGGGTGCTGATTTCCGAACCGATCGCGCGCTATTTTGACGATCACTTCTTCGCCGGCGGGCTGACCTATTCCGGCCATCCACTGGCAATGGCGGCGATTGTTGCCACCCTCGATGTGATGAAAGAGGAGAACGTAGTCGGCAATGCGGCGACGGTCGGTAACGAGATACTGCGCCCCGGTCTGGAACGCCTGGCGGCAACCCATGCGCTGATTGGTGACGTGCGCGGTCGTGGCATGTTCCAGGCGCTGGAACTGGTGAGCGATCGCACGACAAAAACGCCGCTTGGCGCAGTCGAGATGGGCGCTATCAAAGCGGCATTAGTGCAGGCTGGTGTGCTCAGTTTTGTGGTGGAAAACCGCATTCACGTCGTCCCGCCCTGCACCATGAGCGCGGCAGACGTGCAGCGAGGGTTGGCTATTTTCGACCAGGTGTTTTCGCAGTTCACTTCATTGAGCCGTTAA
- the ompC gene encoding porin OmpC, translating into MKISQLSLFVSAAVLCSSVQAAEIYNKDGNKLDLYGLVSAEHYFSDNSGWDGDQTYMRLGFRGETQINDQVTGYGQWQMHIDANKSEGDTNTPRTRYGFAGLKVANYGSIDYGRNKGILYDSLGYTDMQPEFDAMTYGSDQFMFNRGNGMLTYRNTDFFGLVDGLNFSLQYQGKNDGGGESGAGRNVLRQNGDGYGMSLEYNIGAGVSVVGALASSKRTTEQNTSENILGNGDRAEAYSGAIKYDANNIYLSAMFTQAYNASRFGSSSDTTTAYGYANQSQIFEAYASYQFDFGLQPFVAYNALKGKDIGSNTAGANYGDQDIEKYVDLGATYYFNKNFNMFVDYKINLIDDDEFTEAAGINTDDVVAVGMVYQF; encoded by the coding sequence ATGAAAATTTCTCAACTGAGTCTTTTCGTCTCTGCGGCGGTTCTGTGCTCGTCGGTACAGGCTGCGGAAATCTATAATAAAGATGGTAATAAGCTAGACTTATATGGTCTGGTGTCAGCCGAACATTATTTTTCTGATAACAGCGGCTGGGATGGTGACCAGACATATATGCGTCTTGGTTTCCGTGGTGAAACGCAAATTAACGACCAGGTCACTGGTTATGGCCAATGGCAGATGCATATTGATGCCAATAAATCAGAAGGCGATACCAATACGCCGCGCACTCGTTATGGCTTTGCGGGTTTGAAAGTCGCCAATTATGGCTCGATTGATTATGGCCGTAATAAAGGTATTTTATATGACTCGCTGGGTTATACCGATATGCAGCCGGAATTCGACGCCATGACCTACGGCTCCGATCAGTTTATGTTCAACCGCGGCAACGGCATGCTGACCTATCGTAATACCGATTTCTTTGGTTTGGTCGATGGCCTGAATTTCTCTTTGCAATATCAGGGTAAAAACGACGGCGGTGGTGAATCGGGTGCCGGGCGTAATGTGCTTCGTCAAAATGGCGACGGCTATGGTATGTCGCTGGAATATAATATTGGCGCAGGCGTGAGTGTGGTCGGCGCACTGGCCAGTTCGAAACGCACAACGGAACAAAATACGTCTGAGAATATTCTCGGCAATGGCGATCGTGCAGAAGCCTATTCTGGCGCAATTAAATATGATGCCAATAATATTTATCTGTCGGCCATGTTTACCCAGGCGTATAACGCATCGCGTTTTGGTAGCTCTTCTGATACCACCACGGCATATGGTTATGCTAACCAGTCGCAGATTTTCGAAGCCTACGCCAGCTATCAATTCGACTTTGGCTTGCAGCCATTTGTCGCCTATAACGCGCTCAAAGGTAAAGATATTGGCAGCAATACTGCCGGTGCGAATTATGGCGATCAGGATATCGAGAAATATGTCGATCTCGGTGCCACGTATTATTTCAACAAGAACTTCAATATGTTCGTCGATTATAAAATCAACCTGATTGACGATGATGAATTCACCGAAGCCGCCGGTATTAATACCGATGATGTGGTGGCAGTGGGTATGGTTTATCAGTTCTGA
- a CDS encoding ABC transporter ATP-binding protein has translation MSIVDVQQLQVTFGEKTVVSAASFQVEAGETFSLIGASGCGKSTLLRVLAGLQREWHGAVSLFSQPVKAGTRYQGALRRNVQMVFQDPYASLHPNHRLYRTLAEPLKIHGEADIDTRVSTALEQVGLPADAATRFPHQLSGGQRQRVAIARALLLRPKILLLDEPTSALDMSVQAEILNLLNRLKQQHGMSYMLVSHDADVIAHMSDRAAFMASGVIARFFDRDALMRGEHRMG, from the coding sequence ATGAGCATCGTTGATGTCCAGCAATTACAGGTTACCTTCGGTGAGAAAACGGTGGTTTCTGCGGCCAGTTTCCAGGTTGAAGCAGGCGAAACCTTCAGCCTGATTGGCGCGTCCGGCTGCGGGAAATCAACCCTGTTGCGCGTGCTGGCGGGGTTACAGCGCGAGTGGCACGGTGCGGTGTCACTGTTTAGTCAGCCAGTGAAAGCCGGAACCCGTTACCAGGGAGCGCTGCGGCGCAATGTGCAGATGGTGTTTCAGGACCCTTACGCTTCGCTGCACCCAAATCACCGCCTTTACCGCACGCTGGCAGAGCCGTTAAAAATCCACGGCGAAGCCGATATCGATACCCGCGTCAGCACTGCGCTGGAGCAGGTCGGTTTACCCGCCGACGCCGCAACGCGCTTTCCGCATCAGTTGTCTGGCGGCCAGCGCCAGCGGGTGGCAATTGCCCGCGCGCTGTTGCTGCGACCGAAAATTTTACTGCTCGATGAACCGACTTCCGCACTGGATATGTCGGTACAGGCGGAGATCCTCAACTTGCTGAACCGGCTTAAACAGCAGCACGGCATGAGTTATATGCTGGTGAGCCATGATGCGGATGTGATTGCCCATATGTCAGACCGGGCGGCGTTTATGGCAAGCGGAGTGATAGCGCGCTTTTTTGACCGCGACGCGCTGATGCGCGGTGAGCACCGGATGGGCTAA
- a CDS encoding helix-turn-helix domain-containing protein: MESLTVYGYRLGNDHEVEFVPCKKRLINHAAPGNSEYLRTTMANLLAYLLEHAVGNVVADKTLQIQVWENNGLSCSSQRLWQVMNNLKRKLATFDLPEEFILRVGGKGYLIPEEKVLQLFCRNTFFHRDDLAASQRVVR, translated from the coding sequence ATGGAATCACTCACGGTATATGGCTATCGCCTTGGCAACGACCATGAGGTGGAATTTGTGCCCTGCAAAAAACGCCTGATTAACCATGCCGCGCCGGGAAATAGCGAATATTTACGCACCACCATGGCGAACCTGCTGGCTTATCTGCTCGAACACGCCGTGGGCAACGTAGTGGCTGATAAAACGCTGCAAATCCAGGTGTGGGAAAACAACGGCCTGAGCTGCTCCAGCCAGCGCCTGTGGCAGGTGATGAATAACCTGAAGCGCAAGCTGGCAACCTTTGATTTACCAGAGGAGTTTATTCTGCGCGTCGGAGGAAAAGGCTACTTGATCCCCGAAGAGAAAGTGCTGCAACTTTTTTGTCGGAACACTTTTTTTCACCGTGATGATCTGGCTGCATCGCAACGGGTTGTACGTTAG
- a CDS encoding helix-turn-helix domain-containing protein codes for MGMQQTVIFEIQQWIDDNIDRPLRIEEVAMRAGYSKWHLQRLFQQVLQIPLGFYIREKRLESAAQALLESGQTVMSVSTRYGYDSQQTFTRIFTRKYRMPPGVWRRHTLGEQGR; via the coding sequence ATGGGTATGCAGCAGACCGTTATCTTTGAAATCCAGCAGTGGATTGATGACAACATTGACAGACCGCTTCGCATTGAAGAGGTCGCCATGCGGGCGGGTTACTCGAAATGGCATTTGCAGCGCCTGTTTCAACAGGTATTACAGATCCCGTTGGGCTTTTATATTCGCGAAAAAAGGCTGGAAAGCGCCGCGCAGGCGCTGCTTGAAAGCGGGCAAACGGTGATGTCGGTATCGACGAGATATGGCTATGATTCGCAGCAGACCTTCACCCGCATATTCACCCGTAAATACCGGATGCCGCCCGGTGTCTGGCGACGACACACGCTGGGTGAGCAGGGCAGGTAA
- a CDS encoding SDR family NAD(P)-dependent oxidoreductase, producing the protein MTDAKKVVFITGATSGFGEAAAQVFADAGWALVLSGRRLTRLESLKARLQGQVPVHIIELDVRGSAAVKRAVAELPAEFARITTLINNAGLALAPQPAQQVDLQDWQTMIDTNITGLVNVTHALLPTLIRQGAGTSIINIGSIAGQWPYPGSHVYGATKAFVKQFSYNLRCDLLGTGVRVTDLAPGIAETEFTLVRTKGDRAASDNLYRGTTPLSARDIAQQMFYIATLPDHMNINRVEVMPVRQAWQPFAIDRD; encoded by the coding sequence ATGACAGACGCGAAGAAAGTGGTGTTTATTACTGGCGCAACCTCCGGGTTTGGCGAAGCGGCGGCGCAGGTGTTTGCCGACGCAGGCTGGGCGCTGGTGCTGAGCGGGCGTCGTCTGACGCGCCTGGAGAGCCTGAAAGCGCGGCTTCAGGGGCAAGTGCCGGTGCATATTATTGAACTGGATGTGCGCGGCAGCGCGGCGGTGAAACGTGCCGTGGCAGAGCTGCCCGCAGAATTCGCCCGCATCACCACGCTGATTAACAACGCCGGGCTGGCGCTTGCACCCCAGCCTGCTCAACAGGTGGATCTGCAAGACTGGCAAACGATGATCGACACCAATATCACCGGCCTGGTGAATGTGACCCACGCGCTGCTGCCGACGCTTATCAGGCAGGGCGCAGGGACGTCAATTATTAATATCGGTTCCATTGCCGGGCAGTGGCCTTATCCCGGTAGCCATGTGTATGGCGCGACCAAAGCTTTTGTGAAGCAGTTCAGTTATAACCTGCGCTGTGACCTGCTCGGCACCGGTGTGCGGGTGACGGATCTCGCGCCAGGCATTGCGGAAACGGAATTTACCCTGGTGCGCACCAAAGGCGATCGGGCCGCGTCTGATAACCTCTATCGCGGCACCACGCCGCTCAGCGCACGGGATATCGCCCAGCAGATGTTTTATATCGCGACCCTGCCGGATCATATGAATATTAACCGTGTGGAAGTGATGCCGGTGCGCCAGGCCTGGCAGCCGTTTGCCATCGATCGCGATTGA
- a CDS encoding ABC transporter ATP-binding protein: protein MTEKRVTVAGLTIDYPGARVVNNLSFTLGNERLALVGESGSGKSMTARALMGLVRQPGIVSAEQLTVLGHDLPALKPRGWRDLRGNGIAMVLQDARYALNPVQTVQAQLDEALTLHQRLSRRQRHEKILDALRAVELEPVVLHRYPGELSGGMGQRVMIAMALVNDPQVLIADEPTSALDARLRNQILELLVAQCEQRQMAMLLISHDLPLVAQHCHRVMVMYRGECVDAMPAQALPNAQHPYTRTLWTCRPGAETYGTMLPTLDRSRAFTEVSNEHR, encoded by the coding sequence ATGACTGAAAAACGCGTGACCGTTGCCGGTCTGACTATCGATTACCCCGGCGCGCGAGTGGTGAATAACCTGAGTTTTACCCTCGGTAACGAGCGGCTGGCGCTGGTGGGCGAATCCGGCTCCGGCAAATCGATGACCGCCCGCGCGTTAATGGGGCTGGTGCGCCAGCCCGGGATCGTCAGTGCTGAACAGCTTACGGTGCTGGGTCACGACTTACCGGCCTTAAAACCGCGCGGCTGGCGTGATTTACGCGGGAATGGCATTGCCATGGTGTTGCAGGATGCCCGCTACGCCCTGAACCCGGTGCAAACCGTGCAGGCACAGCTTGATGAAGCCCTGACTCTGCATCAGCGTTTAAGCCGCCGACAGCGACACGAGAAAATCCTCGACGCGCTGCGGGCGGTGGAGCTGGAGCCTGTGGTGCTGCACCGTTATCCCGGCGAGCTTTCCGGTGGCATGGGTCAGCGGGTGATGATCGCGATGGCGCTGGTTAACGACCCGCAAGTGTTGATTGCCGATGAACCCACTTCGGCGCTGGATGCGCGGCTGCGCAATCAGATCCTCGAATTGCTGGTCGCCCAGTGTGAGCAGCGGCAAATGGCGATGTTGCTGATAAGCCATGATCTGCCGCTGGTGGCGCAGCACTGCCATCGCGTAATGGTGATGTACCGCGGCGAGTGCGTTGATGCCATGCCCGCGCAGGCATTGCCCAACGCGCAGCATCCCTATACCCGCACGCTGTGGACCTGCCGCCCCGGTGCAGAAACTTACGGCACCATGCTGCCGACCCTCGATCGCAGCCGCGCCTTTACGGAGGTGAGCAATGAGCATCGTTGA
- a CDS encoding ABC transporter ATP-binding protein, with translation MATSTNWPLLEADHVSVTFPLSGGLFSKKCVVHAVNDVTLKIHAGETLGLVGESGSGKSTLGRALLQLEKISEGEVRFDGQRVTHGLKSETARLRVQTAMIFQDPFASLNPRQTLGESIAEVLRVHHKVPRSDVPARVAELLTLVGLRPEQACVKPGQLSGGQCQRAGIARALAIEPRLIVADECVAALDVSIQGQIVNLLMDLREQMGLAILFIAHDLAIVRRLCDRVAVMYLGRIVEEGPAEEVFTHPRHPYTAALVAAIPDISPDKPLPEESLGGEPPSPVAIPQGCAFHPRCPYAQVQCRTGALPPTRQIADHSWSCVLTHAGDETVVPLTGRSFDEAQAG, from the coding sequence ATGGCGACATCGACAAACTGGCCATTACTGGAAGCAGACCATGTTTCGGTCACGTTCCCGCTTTCCGGCGGCCTGTTCAGTAAAAAATGCGTGGTGCACGCGGTAAACGACGTGACGCTCAAAATCCACGCAGGCGAAACCCTCGGCCTGGTGGGCGAGTCCGGCAGCGGCAAAAGCACCCTCGGGCGGGCGTTATTACAGCTTGAAAAGATCAGCGAAGGCGAAGTGCGTTTCGACGGGCAGCGTGTCACGCACGGCCTGAAAAGCGAGACAGCGCGCTTAAGAGTGCAAACGGCGATGATTTTTCAGGATCCCTTCGCCTCGCTCAACCCCCGGCAGACGCTGGGCGAAAGCATTGCCGAAGTGTTGCGGGTACATCATAAAGTCCCGCGCAGCGACGTACCGGCGCGGGTGGCAGAGCTACTGACCCTGGTCGGGTTGCGCCCGGAGCAGGCCTGCGTAAAACCCGGCCAGCTAAGCGGCGGGCAGTGTCAGCGTGCCGGGATCGCCCGCGCGCTGGCCATCGAACCGCGCCTGATTGTGGCGGATGAGTGCGTGGCCGCGCTTGATGTGTCCATTCAGGGGCAGATCGTCAATTTGCTGATGGATCTGCGGGAACAAATGGGGCTGGCGATCCTGTTTATCGCCCATGATTTGGCGATTGTGCGCCGCCTGTGCGATCGGGTCGCGGTGATGTATCTCGGGCGCATTGTTGAAGAAGGCCCGGCCGAAGAGGTCTTCACCCATCCGCGCCATCCGTACACCGCGGCGCTGGTCGCGGCAATCCCGGATATCTCGCCGGACAAACCGTTACCGGAAGAATCCCTCGGCGGCGAGCCGCCCAGCCCGGTTGCCATTCCACAAGGCTGCGCATTTCATCCGCGCTGCCCGTACGCGCAGGTGCAGTGTCGCACCGGTGCATTACCCCCGACCCGGCAGATTGCCGATCACAGCTGGAGTTGTGTGTTAACACACGCAGGCGATGAGACTGTTGTTCCTTTGACTGGGAGATCCTTTGATGAAGCACAGGCAGGTTAA
- a CDS encoding YoaK family small membrane protein, producing MRIGIAFPILVFIVAVAFLTWFIAGGYATPT from the coding sequence ATGAGAATTGGTATCGCGTTTCCTATTTTGGTGTTTATTGTCGCCGTTGCCTTTCTGACCTGGTTTATCGCAGGCGGCTACGCCACGCCGACCTGA
- a CDS encoding ABC transporter substrate-binding protein — MKHRQVKFLAASVLLTLSVVSEMAQAAGILTIGRREDSTTFDPIKSAQNADNWVFSNVFDPLVRVDKTGTKLEPGVAESWTISPDGKVYTFKIRDTQFSDGTPVSASDAAFSLLRIRDNEGSLWRDSYSIIDKAEAPDAHTLVITLKSPSAPFLSQLALPNASVISEKALKAEGEETFAEKPIGSGAFSVKEWVRGEKIVLVKNPHFWQAKNVSLDGVDWLTIPDDNTRMLKVQAGELDAALTVPFSRIASLQKDSNLKVELDPSTREDHLLINHSHGALGKVDVRQALDFAIDKDAIVKTVTFGFGQVANSYIPAGALYHYNDNLRRPYDPEKAKQMLKAAGASDLNLNYVVNAGDEVDEQIAILLQQQLAKAGVKVNLQKVDPSQSWDMLVAGEYDISVMYWTNDILDPDQKTTFVLGHDANMNYMTRYKNDKVKALVAAARVEMDAKKREQMYIDLQKMAKADVNWIDLYYSPYRNVSRKNIEGFYQNPLGRFFLEDTVKK; from the coding sequence ATGAAGCACAGGCAGGTTAAATTTTTGGCAGCCAGCGTATTGCTCACACTCAGTGTGGTCAGCGAAATGGCACAGGCGGCAGGTATTCTGACTATTGGACGGCGTGAAGACAGCACCACTTTTGACCCGATCAAATCGGCGCAAAACGCCGACAACTGGGTTTTTTCTAACGTTTTCGATCCATTGGTGCGGGTGGATAAAACCGGCACCAAACTGGAGCCAGGCGTGGCGGAAAGCTGGACCATTTCGCCGGATGGCAAAGTGTATACCTTTAAAATTCGCGATACGCAGTTCTCTGATGGCACGCCGGTCAGCGCCAGCGATGCCGCCTTCAGCCTGTTGCGTATTCGCGATAATGAAGGTTCGCTGTGGCGCGACTCTTACAGCATTATCGACAAAGCCGAAGCGCCGGATGCCCATACGCTTGTGATCACGCTGAAATCGCCGTCCGCGCCGTTTCTCTCGCAACTGGCGTTGCCGAACGCCTCGGTGATTTCCGAGAAAGCGTTGAAAGCGGAAGGGGAAGAGACGTTCGCGGAAAAACCGATTGGCTCCGGCGCGTTTAGCGTGAAAGAGTGGGTGCGCGGCGAAAAAATCGTGCTGGTGAAAAACCCGCATTTCTGGCAGGCGAAGAATGTCAGCCTTGATGGCGTTGACTGGCTGACCATCCCCGATGACAACACCCGCATGTTGAAAGTGCAGGCCGGGGAACTCGATGCCGCGCTGACGGTGCCGTTTTCGCGCATTGCGTCTTTGCAAAAAGACAGCAACCTGAAGGTGGAATTGGATCCATCAACCCGTGAAGATCACTTGCTGATTAACCATTCCCACGGTGCGCTCGGCAAAGTGGACGTGCGCCAGGCGCTGGATTTCGCTATCGATAAAGACGCGATTGTGAAAACCGTCACCTTTGGTTTCGGCCAGGTCGCTAACTCCTACATTCCCGCTGGCGCGTTGTATCACTACAACGACAATCTGCGTCGCCCTTACGATCCGGAAAAAGCCAAACAGATGCTGAAAGCGGCTGGCGCGTCTGATTTGAACCTCAATTATGTGGTTAACGCCGGGGATGAAGTGGACGAGCAGATCGCCATTTTGCTGCAACAGCAACTGGCGAAGGCCGGAGTGAAGGTGAATTTGCAGAAAGTCGACCCGAGCCAGAGCTGGGATATGCTGGTGGCCGGTGAGTACGATATTTCGGTGATGTACTGGACCAACGATATCCTCGACCCGGATCAGAAAACCACCTTTGTGCTCGGTCATGACGCGAACATGAACTATATGACGCGTTATAAGAACGACAAGGTGAAAGCGCTGGTCGCCGCGGCGCGGGTGGAAATGGACGCAAAAAAACGCGAACAGATGTATATCGATCTGCAAAAAATGGCGAAAGCCGACGTTAACTGGATCGATTTGTATTACAGCCCGTATCGCAACGTCAGCCGCAAGAATATCGAGGGCTTTTACCAGAATCCGTTAGGCCGGTTTTTCCTTGAAGATACGGTGAAGAAATAA